The following are encoded together in the Roseivirga misakiensis genome:
- a CDS encoding retropepsin-like aspartic protease: protein MRNTFFFLLLFLSSIAYANEPIVSFPFEIHLGHIYIKAKINDGRTINVVFDTGAGANLASEETAAELGLKIRGSQMISGASGPVSIDRSSGNKLLLGESLEMKNQTFLVMNLDHLGDSDYPLDALIGANVLRRYVVELNFDEGIMSLYKNKDFDVPDGYSKEKIDLRPYGIPIISGDFNYAESKTLTGSYLVDTGAALSLRMNTPLVKSNKLIENITPNYVYTSRALNNSSDDHIGKLKAYKVLGETFEDIPIRMATVTSGVSSWDTVDGILGLEILKRFNLIFDYSRNAMYYQKNSLSNTPFRNNTTGLKLKKSGDSLEVEAIIAGSAATKVDIQIGDEIVSVDGKTKMTLDEFKAYANNRKADISLEISRNGESKTISIKPFSMID from the coding sequence ATGCGTAACACTTTTTTCTTCCTGCTGCTATTTCTAAGCAGCATTGCCTATGCCAACGAGCCAATCGTCAGTTTTCCTTTCGAAATCCATTTAGGACACATATACATCAAAGCCAAGATCAATGATGGCAGAACAATCAATGTCGTTTTTGATACTGGGGCTGGTGCAAACCTTGCTAGTGAGGAAACGGCCGCAGAACTTGGTCTAAAAATTAGAGGATCCCAGATGATAAGTGGTGCTTCGGGTCCTGTATCGATTGACCGGTCTAGTGGGAATAAGCTTTTGTTAGGAGAAAGCCTAGAAATGAAAAATCAGACATTTCTGGTTATGAACCTTGATCATTTAGGTGATTCCGATTACCCTTTAGACGCACTGATCGGAGCAAATGTGCTGAGGCGATATGTGGTAGAATTGAATTTTGACGAAGGAATCATGAGTCTTTATAAAAACAAGGACTTTGATGTACCAGATGGTTATTCTAAAGAAAAGATTGATTTAAGACCCTATGGTATTCCGATCATCTCTGGGGATTTTAACTATGCCGAATCGAAGACTTTGACGGGTTCATATCTGGTGGATACGGGAGCGGCTTTATCCCTAAGAATGAATACGCCGCTGGTAAAATCTAACAAACTCATAGAAAATATAACCCCTAATTATGTGTACACCAGCCGTGCTTTAAACAACTCTTCGGACGACCATATAGGCAAACTAAAGGCCTACAAGGTTTTAGGGGAAACTTTTGAAGACATACCTATCCGCATGGCTACAGTTACCTCAGGTGTAAGTAGCTGGGATACGGTAGATGGTATTTTGGGGCTGGAAATCTTGAAGAGGTTCAACCTAATTTTTGACTACAGCCGAAATGCGATGTACTATCAAAAGAACTCGTTGTCAAACACGCCATTTCGAAATAATACTACTGGCCTGAAATTAAAGAAGTCTGGCGACTCGCTGGAGGTTGAGGCCATTATTGCAGGGTCGGCAGCCACCAAGGTCGATATTCAAATAGGGGATGAAATTGTGTCGGTTGACGGAAAAACGAAAATGACGCTTGACGAATTTAAAGCCTATGCCAACAACCGGAAAGCCGACATTTCACTTGAGATTTCGCGGAATGGCGAATCAAAAACGATCAGCATAAAACCTTTTTCAATGATAGATTAA